In the Phaseolus vulgaris cultivar G19833 chromosome 7, P. vulgaris v2.0, whole genome shotgun sequence genome, one interval contains:
- the LOC137830388 gene encoding uncharacterized protein isoform X1, whose product MMDSNLPLPPHGDSDTKTAFRKPSGDAASRNYRRRSPVDGSSSPDANPRQGHSSSPNPVRENSSRVSHHYSRKYDDREPDQQYGRNHYGRSNDSLRNPDRQSSKSSHGHSRRDKYANEDRYRERQISRSGHESRDDHMREESDMRSKNYHRSVDKYSHDKYDRPDHRSKEKRREAYLDHKTYKENDPYEKSAYSKKHALHDEVEREGLSLDWDGRNERRDSRRSSGDYNRSDQRDDSSPQRDNDKYSVKDAYKSEQKELNDQNIPWKEKGRHDTEIGKGKTRKEGEQCAVEDKETSGKKLKLFDPDKDDNNRKNGTEANESKSSKFSHESKADSLAAKTSGFDGDNDLDAAKFAAMRAAELVNRNLVGAGCLTTDQKKKLLWGSKKSTPTEESGHRWDTAMFSDRERQEKFNKLMGVKGEAKVEQNSNNQSSNDILRAEKQKELQIDLEKQYTAGLRRRDGRTVGLGL is encoded by the exons ATGATGGATTCGAACTTACCGTTGCCGCCTCACGGCGATTCTGATACGAAAACCGCATTTCGCAAGCCTTCTGGTGATGCAGCTAGTAGAAATTATCGGCGCCGGTCACCTGTTGATGGATCATCCTCACCTGATG CTAATCCTAGGCAAGGACATAGCTCAAGTCCAAATCCAGTGAGAGAAAATTCCTCAAGAGTCTCTCACCATTATTCAAGGAAGTATGATGACCGGGAACCGGACCAACAATATGGAAGAAATCACTATGGCAGAAGCAATGACTCTCTTAGAAATCCTGATAGACAGTCATCCAAGAGTTCCCATGGTCACTCTCGACGTGACAAGTATGCAAATGAAGATAGATATCGGGAGAGGCAAATCTCTCGTTCAGGACATGAGTCAAGGGATGATCATATGCGAGAAGAGAGCGATATGAGGTCAAAAAACTACCATCGCAGTGTGGACAAGTATTCACATGACAAATATGACAGGCCTGATCATAGAAGCAAAGAAAAACGAAGGGAAGCATACTTGGATCATAAAACATATAAAGAGAACGATCCTTATGAAAAATCTGCATATAGTAAGAAGCATGCACTGCATGATGAGGTGGAGAGGGAGGGACTTTCATTGGACTGGGATGGTCGAAATGAAAGAAGAGATTCACGCAGAAGCTCAGGGGACTACAACAGAAGTGACCAACGAGATGACTCAAGTCCACAGAGAGACAACGATAAATATAGTGTAAAAGATGCTTATAAGAGTGAGCAGAAGGAGTTAAACGATCAAAACATTCCAtggaaagaaaaaggaagacatGACACTGAGATTGGGAAGGGAAAAACTAGGAAAGAAGGCGAGCAGTGTGCTGTTGAAGATAAAGAAACTTCTGGGAAGAAACTAAAGTTGTTTGATCCTGACAAGGATgacaataatagaaaaaatg GTACTGAAGCCAATGAAAGTAAGAGTTCAAAGTTTTCTCATGAGAGCAAGGCAGATTCATTGGCTGCCAAGACCAGTGGCTTTGATGGTGACAATGATCTAGATGCTGCAAAATTTGCAGCCATGAGGGCTGCTGAATTAG TTAATAGGAACTTAGTTGGGGCTGGTTGCTTGACTACTGACCAAAAGAAGAAACTGTTGTGGGGCAGCAAGAAGAGTACACCTACTGAAGAG TCTGGGCATCGTTGGGATACAGCTATGTTTTCTGATCGTGAGCGGCAAGAGAAATTTAACAAACTCATG GGTGTGAAAGGCGAAGCTAAAGTAGAGCAGAATAGCAACAACCAAAGCAGTAACGATATTCTCCGTGCCGAGAAGCAGAAGGAACTTCAGATTGATCTAGAGAAACAATACACTGCAGGCCTTCGACGAAGAGATGGCCGTACAGTTGGTTTAGGGCTTTAA
- the LOC137830388 gene encoding uncharacterized protein isoform X2 codes for MMDSNLPLPPHGDSDTKTAFRKPSGDAASRNYRRRSPVDGSSSPDANPRQGHSSSPNPVRENSSRVSHHYSRKYDDREPDQQYGRNHYGRSNDSLRNPDRQSSKSSHGHSRRDKYANEDRYRERQISRSGHESRDDHMREESDMRSKNYHRSVDKYSHDKYDRPDHRSKEKRREAYLDHKTYKENDPYEKSAYSKKHALHDEVEREGLSLDWDGRNERRDSRRSSGDYNRSDQRDDSSPQRDNDKYSVKDAYKSEQKELNDQNIPWKEKGRHDTEIGKGKTRKEGEQCAVEDKETSGKKLKLFDPDKDDNNRKNGTEANESKSSKFSHESKADSLAAKTSGFDGDNDLDAAKFAAMRAAELVNRNLVGAGCLTTDQKKKLLWGSKKSTPTEESGHRWDTAMFSDRERQEKFNKLMVVLVPMANCRV; via the exons ATGATGGATTCGAACTTACCGTTGCCGCCTCACGGCGATTCTGATACGAAAACCGCATTTCGCAAGCCTTCTGGTGATGCAGCTAGTAGAAATTATCGGCGCCGGTCACCTGTTGATGGATCATCCTCACCTGATG CTAATCCTAGGCAAGGACATAGCTCAAGTCCAAATCCAGTGAGAGAAAATTCCTCAAGAGTCTCTCACCATTATTCAAGGAAGTATGATGACCGGGAACCGGACCAACAATATGGAAGAAATCACTATGGCAGAAGCAATGACTCTCTTAGAAATCCTGATAGACAGTCATCCAAGAGTTCCCATGGTCACTCTCGACGTGACAAGTATGCAAATGAAGATAGATATCGGGAGAGGCAAATCTCTCGTTCAGGACATGAGTCAAGGGATGATCATATGCGAGAAGAGAGCGATATGAGGTCAAAAAACTACCATCGCAGTGTGGACAAGTATTCACATGACAAATATGACAGGCCTGATCATAGAAGCAAAGAAAAACGAAGGGAAGCATACTTGGATCATAAAACATATAAAGAGAACGATCCTTATGAAAAATCTGCATATAGTAAGAAGCATGCACTGCATGATGAGGTGGAGAGGGAGGGACTTTCATTGGACTGGGATGGTCGAAATGAAAGAAGAGATTCACGCAGAAGCTCAGGGGACTACAACAGAAGTGACCAACGAGATGACTCAAGTCCACAGAGAGACAACGATAAATATAGTGTAAAAGATGCTTATAAGAGTGAGCAGAAGGAGTTAAACGATCAAAACATTCCAtggaaagaaaaaggaagacatGACACTGAGATTGGGAAGGGAAAAACTAGGAAAGAAGGCGAGCAGTGTGCTGTTGAAGATAAAGAAACTTCTGGGAAGAAACTAAAGTTGTTTGATCCTGACAAGGATgacaataatagaaaaaatg GTACTGAAGCCAATGAAAGTAAGAGTTCAAAGTTTTCTCATGAGAGCAAGGCAGATTCATTGGCTGCCAAGACCAGTGGCTTTGATGGTGACAATGATCTAGATGCTGCAAAATTTGCAGCCATGAGGGCTGCTGAATTAG TTAATAGGAACTTAGTTGGGGCTGGTTGCTTGACTACTGACCAAAAGAAGAAACTGTTGTGGGGCAGCAAGAAGAGTACACCTACTGAAGAG TCTGGGCATCGTTGGGATACAGCTATGTTTTCTGATCGTGAGCGGCAAGAGAAATTTAACAAACTCATG GTTGTCCTCGTGCCTATGGCAAATTGTAGGGTGTGA
- the LOC137828307 gene encoding phosphatidylinositol 4-phosphate 5-kinase 5-like — MIGRDSSVMKAWEATVRKTQAVAKKRANSIFGMTHADEEDHSRKDHSNGSEVYELYHAEKVLSNGDYYKGDWADNFPHGKGKYVWTDGCVYVGEWVRGKTMGKGRFSWPNGPNYEGEFKNGYMDGTGTYTASNGDIYKGQWVMNMKHGNGVKNFANGDKYEGEWRRGMQEGQGRYEWRDGNYYIGEWKNGNICGKGSFFWGDGNRYDGSWEDGLPKGTGAFRWEDGSFYSGNWSKDPRDQSGTYYPPGSSQEGHLEWDPGEVFNALSAYEVCPGEKVSILPSQKRLAVWRSSKGGDGAKPRRMSIDGRVSVGLEKPSDRMQLWGGCEGDFSGTKTPTTADDNLTTLNHDGSISRGTHLQTLKAPTKSKRQGETICKGHKNYELMLNLQLGIRHSVGRPAPSASLDLKPSAFDPKEKVWTRFPPEGSKYTPPHPSCEFKWKDYCPVVFRTLRKLFKVDAADYMISICGNEALRELSSPGKSGSFFYLTNDDRYMIKTMKKAEAKALLRMLPAYYNHFRAFENALVTKFYGLHCVKLTGPAQKKVRFIIMGNLFCSEYTIHRRFDLKGSSLGRITIKPESEISETTILKDLDLNFIFRLQKSWFQEFCRQIDRDCELLEQEGIMDYSLLVGIHFKDISENGELISSGSHTPTGDPENEGTPCTSRADMDLLLLDPTRWASIKLGVNMPARVERTVRKSDCELQLVGDPIGEFYEVVLFFGVIDILQDYDISKKLEHAYKSIHYDPTSISAVDPRQYSRRFRDFIFRIFSEDS, encoded by the exons ATGATTGGCAGAGATAGTAGTGTTATGAAGGCATGGGAGGCCACGGTGAGAAAGACACAGGCTGTGGCCAAGAAGCGTGCAAACAGCATATTTGGGATGACCCATGCAGATGAAGAAGACCATAGCCGTAAGGATCATTCAAATGGAAGTGAGGTATATGAACTTTACCATGCAGAGAAGGTTCTGTCCAATGGGGATTACTACAAGGGAGATTGGGCAGATAATTTTCCACATGGGAAGGGAAAATATGTGTGGACTGATGGGTGTGTGTATGTTGGAGAATGGGTCAGAGGGAAAACAATGGGAAAGGGAAGGTTCAGTTGGCCAAATGGGCCAAATTATGAAGGTGAATTCAAGAATGGTTACATGGATGGAACAGGCACATACACAGCCTCAAATGGTGACATATACAAGGGGCAGTGGGTGATGAATATGAAACATGGTAATGGTGTGAAGAATTTTGCCAATGGAGACAAGTATGAAGGTGAGTGGAGAAGGGGGATGCAGGAAGGGCAAGGTAGATATGAATGGAGGGATGGGAACTATTACATTGGGGAGTGGAAGAATGGGAATATTTGTGGTAAAGGGTCATTTTTTTGGGGTGATGGGAATAGGTATGATGGGAGTTGGGAAGATGGTTTACCTAAAGGGACTGGAGCTTTCAGATGGGAAGATGGAAGTTTTTATTCAGGAAACTGGAGCAAGGATCCCAGAGATCAGAGTGGAACATACTATCCACCAGGATCATCACAGGAGGGTCACCTTGAGTGGGATCCTGGAGAAGTGTTTAATGCATTGAGTGCATATGAAGTTTGTCCAGGGGAGAAGGTTTCAATTTTGCCATCACAGAAGAGGCTTGCAGTGTGGAGGTCTTCAAAGGGAGGGGATGGTGCTAAGCCAAGGAGAATGTCCATAGATGGGAGGGTAAGTGTTGGGTTGGAGAAGCCAAGTGATAGAATGCAGTTATGGGGTGGTTGTGAGGGTGATTTCAGTGGCACTAAAACTCCAACTACTGCAGATGACAACCTCACAACTTTAAACCATGATGGTTCTATTTCAAGAGGGACTCATCTCCAAACCCTCAAAGCACCCACCAAATCAAAGAGGCAAGGGGAAACCATATGCAAAGGACACAAAAATTACGAGCTCATGCTCAATTTGCAGCTGGGAATCAG GCATTCTGTTGGAAGACCTGCCCCCTCAGCATCACTTGATCTAAAGCCTTCAGCTTTTGATCCCAAGGAAAAAGTGTGGACAAGATTTCCCCCAGAAGGATCTAAATACACTCCACCACACCCATCATGTGAGTTCAAATGGAAGGACTATTGCCCAGTAGTGTTTAG AACTCTTAGGAAGCTCTTCAAGGTGGATGCAGCTGATTACATGATATCTATATGTGGAAATGAGGCCCTTCGTGAACTTTCCTCTCCTGGTAAAAGTGGTAGCTTCTTTTACCTGACCAACGATGACCGCTATATGATAAAGACAATGAAGAAAGCCGAGGCAAAA GCTCTTTTAAGGATGCTACCAGCTTATTACAATCATTTTCGAGCATTTGAGAATGCTCTTGTGACAAAATTTTATGGTCTGCATTGTGTTAAGTTAACTGGACCAGCTCAGAAGAAG GTTCGATTTATCATAATGGGCAATCTCTTCTGCTCTGAGTATACCATCCATAGACGCTTTGATTTGAAGGGTTCTTCCCTTGGGCGAATAACAATTAAGCCAGAGTCAGAGATTAGTGAAACAACTATCCTTAAAGATCTAGATCTAAATTTCATATTTCGTCTACAAAAGTCTTGGTTTCAAGAATTTTGCAG GCAAATTGATAGGGACTGTGAGCTTCTGGAACAGGAGGGAATTATGGACTATAGTCTGCTGGTTGGTATTCATTTCAAAGATATATCAGAAAATGGAGAACTTATTTCTTCAGGATCTCACACTCCTACTG GTGATCCAGAGAATGAAGGAACTCCATGTACTTCTAGAGCAGACATGGATCTACTTCTTCTAGATCCTACCAG ATGGGCAAGTATCAAATTGGGTGTGAATATGCCAGCAAGGGTTGAAAGAACAGTGAGGAAAAGTGATTGTGAATTACAACTTGTAGGAGATCCAATCGGAGAGTTCTATGAGGTGGTTTTGTTTTTTGGTGTCATAGACATACTTCAAGATTATGACATCAGCAAGAAGCTTGAGCATGCCTACAAGTCCATTCACTATGATCCAACCTCAATATCAGCCGTTGATCCCAGACAATATTCAAGGCGTTTTCGTGACTTCATATTCAGAATATTTTCTGAAGACTCTTGA
- the LOC137828308 gene encoding glycerol-3-phosphate acyltransferase RAM2-like yields the protein MAFSTFPTVTKCSSIGREQHTVVADMDGTLLIGRSSFPYFALISFEAGGVLRLLFFVLASPLAALLYYFISESAGIQVLIFAAMAGMKVSSIESVARAVLPKFYAEDVHPESWRVFSSCGKRCVLTANPRVMVEPFLKEFLGADVVLGTEIGTYRGRATGLVCRPGVLVGKNKAEALLNTFGEDKPHLGLGDRLTDAPFMALCKEGYIVPAKSEVKSVCTEKLPKPIIFHDGRLVQKPTPVVALLTILWIPIGFPLACLRIAAGSLLPMNLVYYAFWALGVRVLVKGTPPPQLTKSNPNPNTSSSGVLFICSHRTLLDPIFLSVALRRPIPAVTYSVSRLSEIISPIKTVRLSRDRDTDAAMIKKLLQDGDLAICPEGTTCREPFLLRFSALFAELTDELVPVAMVNRMSMFHGTTARGWKGMDPFYFFMNPSPAYEVTFLKKLPQELTCGSGKKTSHEVANYIQRVIASTLSYECTGFTRKDKYRALAGNDGVVVEKSQVANNKANKIMGC from the exons ATGGCTTTTTCCACCTTCCCAACCGTCACCAAGTGCTCCTCTATTGGTCGGGAACAACACACTGTGGTTGCGGACATGGATGGAACCTTGCTCATAGGTCGAAGCTCTTTCCCTTATTTTGCTCTCATCTCCTTTGAAGCTGGTGGGGTTCTTCGCCTTTTGTTCTTTGTCTTGGCTTCTCCCCTTGCTGCTCTTCTCTACTACTTCATCTCTGAATCTGCTGGCATTCAG GTTTTGATATTTGCGGCAATGGCGGGGATGAAGGTGTCGAGCATAGAATCGGTGGCGCGAGCGGTGCTTCCGAAGTTCTACGCGGAGGATGTTCATCCGGAGTCGTGGCGGGTGTTCTCGTCGTGCGGGAAGCGGTGCGTGCTGACGGCGAATCCGAGAGTGATGGTGGAACCTTTCTTGAAGGAGTTTTTAGGAGCAGACGTGGTTTTGGGGACTGAGATTGGGACATACAGGGGAAGAGCAACTGGGTTGGTGTGCAGGCCTGGGGTACTTGTTGGGAAGAACAAAGCTGAAGCTCTTCTCAACACTTTTGGAGAAGACAAGCCACACCTTGGACTTGGTGATCGACTAACTGATGCTCCTTTCATGGCTTTGTGCAAG GAAGGTTACATAGTCCCAGCaaaaagtgaggtgaaatcaGTTTGTACAGAGAAGCTTCCAAAGCCCATAATCTTCCATGATGGAAGACTGGTGCAGAAACCAACACCAGTGGTTGCCCTACTCACCATTCTCTGGATACCCATAGGCTTCCCCTTAGCATGCCTCAGAATTGCTGCAGGCTCCCTTCTCCCCATGAACCTCGTCTACTATGCCTTCTGGGCCCTGGGAGTCCGCGTCCTTGTCAAGGGCACCCCACCCCCACAACTCACCAAAtcaaaccctaaccctaacacTTCCTCTTCAGGGGTCCTCTTCATCTGCTCCCACCGTACCCTCCTCGACCCCATTTTCCTCTCCGTCGCCCTCCGCCGCCCCATCCCCGCCGTCACCTACTCCGTCTCCCGCCTCTCCGAGATAATCTCCCCCATCAAGACCGTCCGCCTGAGCCGCGACCGCGACACTGACGCCGCCATGATAAAGAAACTCCTCCAAGATGGCGACCTAGCAATCTGCCCAGAAGGCACAACCTGCCGAGAGCCCTTCCTCCTGAGATTCTCCGCCCTGTTCGCGGAGCTAACCGACGAGCTGGTCCCTGTGGCCATGGTGAACCGCATGAGCATGTTCCACGGCACAACAGCAAGAGGGTGGAAGGGCATGGACCCCTTCTACTTCTTCATGAACCCTAGTCCCGCTTACGAAGTCACGTTCTTGAAGAAATTGCCTCAAGAGTTGACTTGTGGGTCGGGGAAGAAGACGAGCCATGAGGTGGCGAATTACATACAGAGGGTGATTGCATCGACATTGTCGTATGAATGCACTGGGTTTACGAGGAAGGATAAGTACAGGGCACTTGCTGGGAACGATGGGGTTGTGGTCGAGAAATCTCAGGTTGCTAACAATAAGGCTAACAAAATCATGGGTTGCTAA
- the LOC137829436 gene encoding protein MAIN-LIKE 1-like, with protein MSLLRLQDKHVTKDVWEGNERLLRPRRHAIWILKHEDILDQRVKQLIDHSGFGHLLKFKNIDFNHVLLTALVERWRSETHTFHFPLGETTVTLEDVELILGLPVDGQAVTGITNGDLELPHHATDDVIAQHARAHILTLIGSLLMPDSSGSKCWAWERLTCISPQLQPLTDEEVQQGVGFPLGKRWTRRMHRTHTGGTTVPQIRAMFDGIKAKEFLWTPYRVDYVRRLITIEVSPIARAVVPLICFATVEFHQVDRVMRQFGFRQSIPHDPFNLDQLHKEDMRGRTYRYWPQYHVAWIAMWNDRHNCLIQGNQFNGNGHLHDKSTYMQWDQPHMSFHQPPFNYSTSPSQQQFFVGPSNPFATSTMIPPSAYNPMSSMQYYRPIMPSQVSENQNDDNEVEGTDDDIPPPPPPTLPSEQQPQQRPRRQRRGPPCGTASHK; from the exons ATGTCCCTATTGCGACTCCAAGATAAACATGTTACTAAAGACGTATGGGAAGGTAATGAAAGACTATTGAGACCCAGAAGGCATGCAATCTGGATACTAAAGCATGAGGACATACTTGACCAACGAGTCAAACAGTTAATTGATCATTCTGGTTTTGgacatttgttaaaatttaagaaCATTGACTTCAACCACGTACTACTTACAGCATTAGTGGAAAGATGGAGATCAGAGACTCATACCTTTCACTTTCCTCTCGGTGAAACAACTGTTACTTTGGAGGATGTGGAACTCATATTGGGTTTACCTGTTGATGGACAGGCTGTCACCGGGATTACTAATGGTGATTTA GAATTGCCACATCATGCAACCGATGATGTTATTGCTCAACATGCTCGAGCTCACATATTAACACTTATTGGGAGTCTATTGATGCCTGATTCTTCAGGTAGTAAG TGTTGGGCATGGGAACGCCTAACATGCATTTCTCCACAACTTCAACCATTGACCGATGAAGAAGTTCAACAAGGGGTTGGTTTCCCACTCGGGAAAAG GTGGACTCGGAGGATGCATAGGACGCACACAGGAGGAACCACTGTTCCTCAAATACGAGCAATGTTTGATGGCATTAAAGCTAAAGAG TTTCTTTGGACTCCATATCGAGTGGATTATGTTAGGCGCTTGATCACTATCGAGGTTTCCCCAATTGCACGAGCGGTAGTTCCTCTCATATGTTTCGCAACGGTTGAATTTCATCAGGTTGATAGGGTTATGCGCCAATTTGGATTTCGACAAAGTATTCCACATGACCCATTCAATCTTGATCAACTTCACAAAGAGGATATGAGAGGACGAACTTATCGATATTGGCCACAATATCATGTGGCATGGATAGCGATGTGGAATGACCGTCATAATTGTCTAATTCAGGGAAATCAATTTAATGGAAATGGTCATTTGCATGACAAGTCAACATACATGCAATG GGATCAACCTCACATGTCATTCCATCAACCACCTTTCAACTACTCAACATCTCCATCTCAACAACAATTTTTTGTTGGTCCATCAAATCCCTTTGCAACCTCTACCATGATCCCCCCATCTGCCTACAATCCAATGTCATCCATGCAGTATTATCGACCAATAATGCCTTCACAGGTGTCCGAAAATCAGAATGATGATAATGAAGTCGAAGGCACTGACGATGACATTCCACCTCCACCCCCTCCTACCCTTCCATCCGAACAACAGCCACAACAACGACCACGAAGACAACGAAGAGGACCACCATGCGGCACAGCTTCACATAAATGA
- the LOC137829437 gene encoding uncharacterized protein, whose amino-acid sequence MDTWNVGGTSLSEHEEPIIRDIVDDISEDGENYDFDLDDEDQFNRSSSQYIPSGSQSEHNIDRDLNEHMCFMSKEATLNAIKQYHIDNGYKFVVVESKPNRYVARCIHREGGCQWRLRASFSKIRSQWEIKKIDAQHSCLSTNLSADHVNLDSTHIASMVLTSVKANPSVRIKSLIAEIKNLYGYTITYRKAWLGKQKALALAFGDWEQSYNDLPRWLEAVKESNPGTIVQYIASPCMVDGAQDNSCYTLDRVFWSFKPCIDGFNFCKPIVQVDGTFLTGRYYGTLLTAIAQDGNRNIFPLAFAIVEGETREALIWFFQLLRQYVTPQPNLCMITDRGTGIISALQSEEVGWEGDGLVSVYCIRHIASNFNKKFKNAQLKQQLINMAYEMKQSIVQAKLSVMRSEFKQAFSWIDRIPLEKWTQAYDGGKRYGHMTTNLAECINFMLKGARSLPISALVKNCGTLLQIQCLDKPICADVLYCLKQIGV is encoded by the exons ATGGACACGTGGAATGTCGGTGGAACGTCACTAAGCGAACATGAAGAACCAATAATTAGAGACATCGTGGACGACATAAGTGAAGATGGAGAGAACTACGACTTTGATTTGGATGATGAAGATCAGTTCAACAGATCTTCTTCACAGTATATTCCGTCTGGCAGTCAATCCGAACATAACATTGACCGCGACCTCAATGAACACATGTGTTTCATGTCAAAGGAGGCGACATTGAATGCCATAAAACAATACCACATAGACAATGGTTACAAGTTTGTTGTTGTGGAATCAAAGCCAAACAGATATGTCGCTCGGTGCATACATCGTGAGGGAGGGTGCCAATGGAGATTACGTGCATCTTTTAGTAAAATCCGAAGTCAATGGGAGATAAAGAAAATTGATGCACAACATAGTTGTTTGTCAACAAATCTTTCGGCAGACCATGTTAATTTGGACTCAACCCATATTGCGTCCATGGTGCTGACTTCAGTAAAAGCAAACCCTTCTGTCCGAATTAAAAGCTTAATtgcagaaataaaaaatttgtatggCTATACTATCACATATAGAAAAGCTTGGTTGGGAAAACAGAAAGCTCTTGCTTTGGCATTTGGCGATTGGGAACAATCCTACAATGATCTTCCTAGATGGTTGGAAGCAGTAAAAGAGAGCAATCCGGGGACAATTGTGCAGTATATTGCTTCtccttgtatggttgatggtgCTCAAGACAATTCTTGTTACACGTTGGATCGTGTGTTTTGGTCTTTCAAGCCTTGTATCGATGGTTTCAATTTTTGCAAGCCCATTGTACAAGTTGATGGGACATTTCTAACTGGAAGATACTATGGAACATTGTTAACCGCAATCGCTCAAGATGGGAATCGGAACATATTTCCATTGGCGTTTGCGATTGTTGAAGGCGAGACTCGGGAGGCTTTAATTTGGTTCTTCCAATTATTGCGACAATATGTGACACCTCAGCCAAATTTGTGCATGATTACTGATAGAGGAACCGGTATAATTTCAGCATTACAATCCGAAGAAGTTGGATGGGAAGGAGACGGCCTCGTTTCTGTGTATTGCATACGTCATATCGCATcgaatttcaacaaaaaattcaaaaatgccCAGCTCAAACAACAGTTGATTAACATGG CTTATGAGATGAAACAATCGATAGTACAGGCAAAGCTATCAGTTATGCGATCTGAGTTTAAGCAAGCATTTTCCTGGATAGATCGCATACCGTTAGAGAAATGGACTCAAGCATACGATGGGGGAAAGAGGTATGGTCACATGACCACAAATCTAGCGGAATGCATTAACTTCATGCTTAAGGGAGCTCGTTCCTTACCGATTTCCGCTTTGGTTAAG AATTGTGGAACTTTATTGCAGATTCAGTGTTTGGATAAACCTATTTGTGCAGATGTTTTGTACTGTCTAAAGCAG ATTGGGGTATGA